The following proteins are co-located in the Bordetella bronchialis genome:
- the gloA gene encoding lactoylglutathione lyase — MRLLHTMLRVGNLDRSIDFYTNVLGMRLLRRKDYPDGKFTLAFVGYQDEKDGAVLELTHNWDTERYDLGNAYGHIAIDVPDAYEACDRVRERGGKVTREAGPMKHGTTVIAFVEDPDGYKIEFIQKGTQND; from the coding sequence ATGCGACTGCTCCACACCATGCTCCGAGTCGGCAACCTGGACCGTTCCATCGATTTCTATACGAATGTGCTGGGTATGCGCCTGCTGCGCCGCAAGGACTACCCGGACGGCAAGTTCACGCTGGCCTTCGTCGGCTACCAGGACGAAAAAGACGGCGCGGTGCTCGAGCTCACGCACAACTGGGACACCGAACGCTACGACCTGGGCAACGCCTATGGCCATATCGCCATCGACGTACCGGATGCCTACGAAGCCTGTGACCGCGTGCGCGAACGGGGCGGCAAGGTCACCCGCGAGGCCGGCCCGATGAAGCACGGCACCACGGTGATCGCCTTCGTCGAGGATCCGGACGGCTACAAGATCGAGTTCATCCAGAAAGGCACGCAGAACGACTAG
- the def gene encoding peptide deformylase, giving the protein MIHDILKMGDPRLLRVAAPVREFDTPELHALVQDMFDTMKHANGVGLAAPQIGVDLQLVIFGFERSERYPDAAPVPQTVLCNPIITPLSDDREDGWEGCLSVPGLRGLVPRYTSIRYTGYDPTGKLIEREASGFHARVVQHECDHLIGRLYPTRMTDLTKLGYTEVLFPGLDPKSDD; this is encoded by the coding sequence ATGATCCACGACATCCTGAAGATGGGCGACCCGCGACTGCTGCGCGTGGCCGCCCCCGTCCGCGAGTTCGATACCCCGGAACTGCATGCCCTGGTGCAGGACATGTTCGACACCATGAAGCACGCGAACGGCGTCGGCCTGGCGGCGCCGCAGATTGGCGTGGACCTGCAATTGGTCATCTTCGGGTTCGAGCGCAGCGAACGCTATCCCGACGCGGCGCCGGTGCCGCAGACCGTCCTGTGCAACCCCATCATCACCCCGCTGTCCGACGACAGGGAAGACGGCTGGGAAGGCTGCCTATCGGTGCCAGGCCTGCGCGGACTGGTGCCGCGCTACACGTCCATCCGCTACACCGGCTACGACCCCACGGGCAAGCTGATAGAGCGCGAAGCCAGCGGCTTCCATGCGCGCGTCGTACAGCACGAATGCGACCACCTGATCGGCCGGCTGTATCCCACCCGCATGACGGACCTGACCAAGCTCGGCTACACCGAAGTGCTCTTTCCCGGGCTGGACCCGAAAAGCGACGACTGA
- the rsmA gene encoding 16S rRNA (adenine(1518)-N(6)/adenine(1519)-N(6))-dimethyltransferase RsmA translates to MAQHQARKRFGQHFLVDESVVDAIVRAIGPAADDRMIEIGPGLSALTRPLLDRVRHLNVVEIDRDLAERLRRDHPPERLTVVEADALTVDFSRFGDTLRIVGNLPYNISSPIVFHLMAASDFVRDQHFMLQREVIDRMVASPSSSDYGRLSVMLQSRYRMEKLFDVPPEAFDPPPRVVSAVVRMMPLPPNRVRPRSEAALEQVVARAFAQRRKMLRRALGDWASHIPWEAMDIAPTARAEELPVDRFIALADALLDAGLVGPDRPHSAELDA, encoded by the coding sequence ATGGCCCAGCATCAGGCGCGGAAACGGTTCGGACAACACTTCCTGGTCGATGAAAGCGTCGTCGACGCCATCGTGCGCGCCATCGGTCCCGCCGCCGACGACCGCATGATCGAGATCGGCCCCGGGCTGTCGGCGCTGACCCGTCCGCTGCTGGATCGCGTGCGGCACCTGAATGTCGTGGAGATCGATCGCGACCTGGCGGAACGCCTGCGCCGCGATCACCCGCCGGAACGGCTGACGGTGGTCGAGGCGGACGCGCTGACCGTGGACTTTTCGCGATTCGGCGATACGCTGCGCATCGTCGGGAATCTGCCGTACAACATTTCCAGTCCCATCGTGTTCCACCTGATGGCCGCGAGCGACTTCGTGCGCGATCAGCATTTCATGCTGCAGCGGGAAGTCATCGACCGCATGGTGGCGTCGCCGTCATCCTCCGATTACGGCCGGCTGTCCGTCATGCTGCAATCCCGGTACCGGATGGAGAAACTGTTCGATGTCCCGCCGGAGGCCTTCGATCCCCCGCCCCGCGTGGTGTCGGCGGTGGTGCGCATGATGCCGTTGCCGCCGAACCGTGTCCGTCCGCGCAGCGAAGCGGCGCTGGAGCAGGTCGTGGCGCGGGCCTTCGCGCAGCGGCGCAAAATGCTGCGTCGCGCGCTGGGGGATTGGGCCTCGCACATTCCCTGGGAGGCGATGGACATCGCTCCGACGGCACGCGCCGAGGAACTTCCCGTGGACCGGTTCATCGCCCTGGCCGACGCCTTGCTCGATGCCGGCCTGGTCGGGCCCGACCGGCCGCATAGCGCGGAACTCGACGCCTGA
- a CDS encoding glycerate kinase, giving the protein MKIVIAPDSFKESLSAPDAAAAIARGVLAACPAADIVAIPMADGGEGTVAAVLAATGGQWRSSAATDALGATAQAAWGWLADDTAVIEMAAAAGLEQVPPQRRDPLRATSRGVGELLRAALDAGARRIILGLGGSATNDGGAGMLAALGLRILDAQGKPVADGGAALAQAARIDVAQLDPRLADVRIEVASDVDNPLCGPHGASAVFGPQKGATPEHVRQLDAALSHFADLSAGVLGRDERDRPGAGAAGGLGFAAHAFLNATFRPGVEVVAELGGLAQAMEGATLAFTGEGRMDEQTLHGKTPAGVARIAARAGVPVVALAGSLGDGYEKLYGVGITAAYSLASGPMTLAQACEQAAGLLTDRARDATRLFLAGRTA; this is encoded by the coding sequence GTGAAAATCGTCATCGCGCCCGACTCTTTCAAGGAAAGCCTGTCCGCTCCCGACGCCGCAGCCGCCATCGCGCGTGGCGTACTTGCCGCGTGCCCCGCTGCGGACATCGTCGCCATCCCCATGGCGGACGGCGGCGAAGGCACGGTGGCCGCGGTGCTGGCGGCGACGGGCGGTCAATGGCGGTCCAGCGCCGCGACGGATGCGCTGGGCGCGACCGCGCAGGCCGCGTGGGGGTGGTTGGCCGACGATACGGCCGTCATCGAAATGGCCGCCGCCGCCGGACTGGAACAAGTGCCGCCGCAACGGCGCGATCCTTTGCGCGCGACCAGCCGCGGCGTGGGCGAACTGCTGCGCGCCGCGCTGGACGCGGGCGCGCGGCGCATCATCCTGGGCCTGGGCGGATCGGCCACCAATGACGGCGGCGCCGGCATGCTCGCCGCGCTGGGCCTGCGCATACTGGACGCCCAGGGCAAGCCCGTGGCCGATGGCGGCGCGGCGCTGGCGCAGGCGGCGCGCATCGATGTCGCCCAACTGGACCCACGCCTGGCGGACGTCCGCATCGAAGTCGCCTCCGACGTCGACAATCCCTTGTGCGGACCACACGGGGCATCGGCCGTCTTCGGTCCGCAAAAGGGCGCCACGCCCGAACACGTGCGTCAGCTCGATGCCGCCCTGTCGCATTTCGCCGACCTTAGCGCCGGCGTGCTGGGCCGCGACGAAAGAGACAGGCCGGGCGCCGGCGCGGCCGGCGGCCTGGGCTTCGCGGCCCATGCATTCCTGAACGCCACCTTCCGGCCAGGCGTGGAAGTCGTCGCCGAGCTAGGCGGACTGGCACAGGCCATGGAAGGCGCGACATTGGCCTTCACCGGCGAAGGCCGCATGGACGAACAGACCCTGCACGGCAAGACGCCGGCCGGCGTCGCGCGCATCGCCGCCCGCGCGGGCGTGCCCGTCGTGGCCCTGGCGGGATCTTTGGGCGACGGTTACGAGAAACTGTACGGGGTGGGCATCACGGCCGCCTACAGCCTGGCGTCGGGGCCCATGACGCTGGCCCAGGCCTGCGAACAGGCGGCCGGCCTGCTCACCGACCGGGCGCGCGATGCGACGCGCCTGTTCCTGGCCGGACGAACCGCCTGA
- a CDS encoding peptidylprolyl isomerase, with protein MMRSVFLPARLARGVLVLAACTSLPLAAFAQSQSPSTAPGRQGTQARKPAAKPAEPAAAPAAASPAPAPQPDQFADGIAAVVNKDVITMREVNEAVKTATQELTRQNIQLPDPKVLQRQVLQRLIMEDLQRQEAQRLNIRVDDAQVDQAIGTVAARNKMSIDQLRQAIEKQGMTWTSYRKGIRNEVLADRLRQRTVDANLVVSDAEVDAFLKEQQRRQAAGGAAPAAQGPAQASAAPQAPAAAGPQIFSLAQILVRVPESATRDQVAVLRKKAEDILARLKSGADFASVAAAASDGPEALQGGAMGDRPLEGWPDLFVNAIANLKQGEISGIIQSGNGFHILKVVARRSAGAPAPARNPAQSPATAPAAPPPPNPSSDGAVPLPQGPVQVTQTHARHILIKTSAVMSDDEARQRLELLRQRIVDGHEDFGALARQNSQDATAPQGGDLGWLNPGETVPEFEQAMNALQVGQVSEPVHTRFGWHLIQVLERREKDVKDEVERLQARRILFERRSELAFDDYLDQLRDQAYIDNRLEKRDRQESQDGSPR; from the coding sequence ATAATGCGTAGTGTGTTTTTGCCGGCTCGCCTCGCGCGCGGCGTCCTGGTCCTGGCGGCATGCACGTCGCTGCCGCTTGCCGCCTTCGCGCAATCGCAGTCGCCATCCACCGCCCCCGGGCGCCAAGGCACGCAGGCCAGGAAGCCGGCCGCGAAGCCGGCCGAACCGGCGGCCGCGCCGGCCGCGGCAAGCCCGGCCCCGGCTCCGCAGCCCGACCAGTTCGCCGACGGTATCGCCGCGGTCGTCAACAAAGACGTCATCACGATGCGCGAGGTCAACGAGGCCGTGAAGACGGCCACGCAAGAGCTCACGCGGCAGAACATCCAATTGCCCGATCCCAAGGTCCTGCAGCGCCAGGTGCTGCAGCGCCTGATCATGGAAGACCTGCAGCGCCAGGAGGCCCAGCGCCTGAACATCCGCGTGGACGACGCGCAGGTGGACCAGGCCATCGGGACCGTGGCCGCGCGCAACAAGATGTCCATCGACCAGCTGCGCCAGGCCATCGAAAAGCAAGGCATGACGTGGACCAGCTATCGCAAGGGCATCCGCAATGAAGTGCTGGCCGACAGGCTGCGCCAACGCACGGTCGATGCCAATCTGGTCGTTTCCGATGCCGAAGTGGACGCCTTCCTGAAGGAACAGCAGCGCCGCCAGGCAGCAGGCGGCGCCGCGCCCGCGGCCCAGGGACCCGCGCAGGCCAGTGCCGCGCCCCAGGCCCCGGCCGCCGCCGGCCCGCAGATCTTCAGTTTGGCGCAAATCCTGGTACGCGTGCCAGAAAGCGCCACCCGCGACCAGGTGGCCGTGTTGCGCAAGAAGGCCGAGGATATCCTCGCGCGCCTGAAGAGCGGCGCGGATTTCGCCAGCGTCGCGGCGGCGGCATCGGACGGCCCGGAAGCCCTGCAGGGCGGCGCCATGGGCGATCGCCCGCTGGAAGGCTGGCCCGATCTGTTCGTCAATGCCATCGCCAATCTCAAGCAGGGCGAGATCTCCGGCATCATCCAGAGCGGCAACGGCTTCCATATCCTGAAGGTGGTGGCTCGCCGCAGCGCTGGAGCGCCCGCGCCGGCCCGCAACCCCGCCCAGTCGCCCGCGACCGCGCCTGCCGCGCCGCCGCCGCCGAATCCCAGTTCGGACGGCGCCGTGCCGCTGCCCCAGGGGCCCGTGCAGGTGACGCAAACGCACGCCCGCCACATCCTGATCAAGACCTCCGCCGTGATGTCGGATGACGAGGCCCGCCAGCGGCTGGAGCTGCTGCGCCAGCGCATCGTCGACGGCCATGAAGACTTCGGCGCGCTTGCGCGCCAGAACTCGCAGGACGCCACGGCGCCCCAGGGCGGCGATCTCGGCTGGCTCAACCCGGGCGAGACCGTGCCGGAGTTCGAGCAGGCCATGAACGCCTTGCAGGTAGGCCAGGTCAGCGAGCCCGTGCACACGCGCTTCGGCTGGCATCTGATCCAGGTGTTGGAACGGCGCGAAAAGGACGTCAAGGACGAGGTCGAGCGCCTGCAGGCGCGCCGCATCCTGTTCGAACGGCGTTCCGAGCTGGCCTTCGACGACTACCTGGACCAGTTGCGCGACCAGGCGTACATCGACAACCGCCTGGAAAAGCGCGACCGCCAGGAAAGCCAGGACGGCAGCCCGCGCTGA
- a CDS encoding Bug family tripartite tricarboxylate transporter substrate binding protein, with protein sequence MHFCSRELAAVALLSGAIPFCAMSADTETTYPQRQITLVIGFPPGGGAEALARLLAKHMSDELEQSVIVDFRPGAAGNIAARGVARAQADGYTIYLGSRPNTIHKTMYPGLDYDFSRDLIPIGLAATMPYIITVGKDTPLATVQDIVALAKAYPGAPTCASAGVGTSDHLLCALFQQETGTDIAHVPYRGGLQAFTDVIGGRVDMRFAPLPAALPHIVAGNVRPIAVMSRSRVPALPHTPTIAEAGLPNLALDSWYGLMAPAGTPPQVIARLNQSMNTVLATQEMQEALLHQAYIPPPPDTSAAFGALIAEETVRWTEVLRQRNFVAAPAGKPTDEAGARP encoded by the coding sequence ATGCACTTCTGCTCACGGGAGCTCGCCGCGGTTGCGTTGCTAAGCGGTGCCATTCCATTCTGCGCCATGTCCGCCGATACCGAGACGACATATCCGCAGCGTCAAATCACGCTTGTCATCGGGTTCCCGCCGGGCGGGGGTGCCGAGGCGCTTGCGCGGTTGCTCGCCAAGCATATGAGCGACGAGCTCGAGCAGAGCGTGATTGTCGACTTCCGGCCAGGCGCGGCTGGCAACATCGCTGCAAGGGGCGTCGCCCGCGCGCAGGCGGACGGATACACGATTTATCTCGGTTCTCGTCCTAATACGATCCATAAGACGATGTATCCCGGATTGGACTATGACTTTTCGCGCGATCTGATCCCGATAGGCCTTGCTGCGACCATGCCCTACATCATTACCGTAGGCAAGGACACCCCACTGGCAACCGTACAAGATATCGTCGCGCTGGCGAAAGCCTATCCCGGGGCCCCAACATGTGCTTCCGCTGGCGTGGGTACAAGTGACCATCTGCTTTGCGCCTTGTTCCAACAGGAAACAGGCACGGACATAGCGCATGTGCCTTACCGCGGTGGTCTTCAGGCCTTTACGGACGTTATTGGCGGCCGCGTAGACATGCGTTTCGCCCCGTTGCCCGCGGCGCTTCCGCACATCGTTGCGGGAAATGTGCGTCCTATCGCGGTGATGTCCAGATCGCGCGTTCCCGCTCTACCGCATACTCCGACTATCGCCGAGGCGGGTCTTCCTAATCTCGCCCTCGATTCTTGGTATGGGTTGATGGCGCCGGCAGGTACCCCGCCCCAAGTGATTGCGCGATTGAATCAATCGATGAATACAGTACTCGCCACGCAGGAAATGCAGGAAGCGCTGCTTCACCAGGCCTATATTCCCCCACCCCCGGATACGTCAGCCGCTTTTGGCGCCCTGATCGCCGAGGAAACCGTCAGGTGGACGGAAGTGCTGCGCCAGCGCAACTTCGTCGCGGCGCCCGCCGGTAAGCCCACCGACGAAGCGGGCGCAAGGCCATGA
- a CDS encoding nucleoside recognition domain-containing protein — protein MLNQIWLAFFLASGLVGALRWLIGGHADVFAAMVGALFDMARLSVEIMVLLFGTLTLWLGLLRIAEQAGIVRGLAWLLGPLFARLMPEVPRGHPAIGLITLNFAANALGLDNSATPIGLRAMRELQALNPRPDTATNAQILFLVLNASSLTLLPVTIFMYRAQQGATDPTLVFLPILLATSASTLVGFVSVAVCQRLRLRDPVVLAWLLSGIVLLGTFAALLATLSAAAIAALSSLLGNLTLFGVILAFLLYGARKKVAVYECFIEGARQGFDIARDLLPYLVAMLCAVGVLRASGTLDLVLDGIRWLAHAAGWDTRFVDALPTALVKPFSGSAARAMMLDTMSHFGVDSFPALMAATVQGSTETTFYVLAVYFGAVGIRRARHAIGCALLADLAGVLASIGVCYWFFG, from the coding sequence ATGCTCAATCAGATATGGCTGGCCTTTTTCCTGGCAAGCGGCCTGGTCGGCGCCCTGCGGTGGCTGATAGGCGGCCATGCCGACGTCTTCGCCGCCATGGTCGGCGCGCTGTTCGACATGGCGCGCCTGTCCGTGGAAATCATGGTGCTGCTCTTCGGGACCCTTACCCTGTGGCTGGGCCTGCTGCGCATCGCCGAACAGGCCGGCATCGTGCGTGGCCTGGCGTGGTTGCTGGGACCGCTGTTCGCCCGGCTGATGCCCGAGGTGCCACGCGGCCATCCGGCGATCGGGCTTATTACCTTGAACTTCGCCGCGAACGCGCTGGGTCTGGACAACTCCGCCACGCCGATCGGACTGCGCGCCATGCGCGAGCTGCAGGCCCTGAATCCCCGTCCCGACACCGCCACCAACGCGCAGATCCTGTTCCTGGTCCTGAATGCGTCGTCACTGACGCTCCTGCCCGTGACGATCTTCATGTACCGGGCGCAACAGGGCGCCACCGACCCCACGCTGGTATTCCTGCCCATCCTGCTCGCGACCAGCGCGTCCACACTGGTCGGTTTCGTGTCCGTCGCCGTGTGCCAGCGGCTGCGGCTGCGCGACCCCGTGGTGCTGGCATGGCTGCTATCGGGCATCGTCCTGCTGGGCACCTTCGCGGCGCTGCTGGCCACCCTGTCCGCCGCCGCCATCGCGGCGCTGTCCTCGCTATTGGGCAACCTGACACTGTTCGGTGTCATCCTGGCCTTCCTGCTGTACGGCGCCCGGAAAAAAGTGGCGGTGTACGAATGCTTCATCGAAGGCGCGCGACAGGGTTTCGACATCGCGCGCGACCTGCTCCCCTACCTGGTGGCGATGCTATGCGCGGTGGGCGTGCTGCGCGCCTCGGGCACGCTGGACCTTGTCCTGGACGGCATACGATGGCTGGCCCATGCGGCCGGATGGGACACGCGCTTCGTCGATGCCCTGCCCACCGCGCTGGTCAAGCCATTCTCCGGCAGCGCGGCGCGCGCCATGATGCTGGACACCATGTCCCACTTCGGCGTGGACAGCTTTCCGGCACTGATGGCCGCCACCGTACAAGGCAGCACGGAAACCACCTTCTATGTACTCGCGGTGTACTTCGGCGCCGTCGGCATACGCCGCGCCCGCCACGCCATCGGTTGCGCGCTGCTGGCGGACCTGGCCGGCGTACTGGCCTCCATAGGTGTCTGCTACTGGTTCTTCGGCTAG
- the pyk gene encoding pyruvate kinase, translated as MAVLRRTKIVATLGPATSSPERIEALVRAGMDVARLNFSHGDTEDHRRRAQLVREAAARQGRFVALMGDLQGPKIRIARFKDGKVSLKVGATFTLSNSHPYEEGTEQIVGIDYPELVQDCRPGDELLLDDGRVVLRVDTIDRDSVQTTVMVGGTLSNNKGINRRGGGLSAPSLTDKDRADIKVAADLQLDYVAVSFPRHGSDIDEARELVRAAGSQAWIIAKIERAEAVADDEALDALIRASDGVMVARGDLGVEVGDAELAGIQKRIIQHARTLNKVVITATQMMESMISNPLPTRAEVSDVANAVLDYTDAVMLSAESASGQYPVEAVEAMARVCLGAEKHPTSTHSHHRLGETFSRCDETIALAAMYAANHFPGIKAVIAMTESGHTPLIMSRIRSGVPIYCYSPHPVTQNRAALFRGVYTVPFDPSSYDPAELSNAAIAELKQRGRVEQGDWVILTKGDFYRDSGGTNGMKLLPVE; from the coding sequence ATGGCAGTGCTGCGCCGCACCAAAATTGTCGCCACCCTGGGCCCCGCGACGTCGTCGCCGGAGCGCATCGAAGCGCTCGTGCGCGCGGGCATGGATGTGGCCCGCCTGAATTTCTCGCACGGCGACACCGAGGACCATCGGCGGCGCGCGCAACTGGTGCGCGAAGCGGCTGCCCGGCAAGGACGCTTCGTCGCCTTGATGGGCGATCTGCAAGGTCCCAAGATACGTATTGCGCGCTTCAAGGACGGCAAGGTAAGCCTGAAGGTGGGTGCGACCTTTACCTTGTCCAATAGCCATCCGTACGAGGAAGGCACCGAGCAGATCGTGGGCATCGATTATCCGGAGCTGGTGCAGGATTGCCGGCCGGGCGACGAGCTGTTGCTCGATGACGGGCGTGTGGTGCTGCGCGTGGACACCATAGACCGCGATTCCGTGCAGACCACGGTGATGGTCGGCGGGACGTTGTCCAATAACAAGGGGATCAATCGTCGCGGCGGTGGTTTGTCGGCGCCCAGTCTTACCGACAAGGACCGCGCGGACATCAAGGTGGCGGCGGATCTGCAGCTGGACTATGTGGCGGTATCCTTCCCGCGCCACGGCTCGGACATCGACGAGGCGCGCGAACTCGTGCGCGCGGCCGGCAGCCAGGCCTGGATCATCGCGAAAATCGAACGAGCGGAAGCCGTGGCGGACGACGAAGCGCTGGATGCGCTGATACGCGCCAGCGACGGTGTCATGGTGGCCCGTGGCGACCTGGGCGTGGAGGTCGGCGACGCGGAGCTGGCCGGCATCCAGAAGCGGATCATCCAGCATGCCCGTACCCTGAACAAGGTGGTCATCACGGCGACGCAGATGATGGAATCGATGATCTCCAATCCGCTCCCGACGCGCGCGGAGGTCTCCGACGTGGCGAACGCGGTGCTGGACTATACCGACGCCGTGATGCTGTCGGCCGAAAGCGCCTCGGGGCAGTATCCCGTCGAGGCGGTAGAGGCGATGGCGCGGGTGTGCCTGGGCGCGGAGAAGCATCCCACGTCGACGCATTCGCATCACCGGCTGGGCGAGACGTTTTCCCGCTGCGATGAGACCATCGCGCTGGCGGCCATGTACGCGGCGAATCACTTTCCCGGCATCAAGGCGGTGATCGCCATGACCGAAAGCGGACATACGCCCTTGATCATGTCGCGTATCCGCTCCGGCGTGCCCATTTACTGCTACAGCCCGCATCCGGTCACGCAGAATCGCGCGGCGTTGTTCCGGGGTGTGTATACGGTGCCGTTCGATCCCTCCAGCTACGATCCGGCGGAGCTCAGCAACGCGGCGATCGCGGAGTTGAAGCAGCGCGGGCGTGTCGAACAGGGGGACTGGGTGATTTTGACCAAGGGCGATTTCTATCGCGACAGCGGTGGGACGAATGGGATGAAGCTGCTTCCGGTGGAGTAG
- a CDS encoding Bug family tripartite tricarboxylate transporter substrate binding protein: MQSWKRELAAIALLAGMVPSSALGQDAQSAYPQRPLTLVLGYPPGGNNDFLGRLLARHMEGHLGQKVIIDYRPGAASNIGAEAAARATPDGYTLYLGGRPNTIHKVIYPDFKYDFARDLAPVGLVATTTYVMVVDNAAPIANVQDFIALAKAYPGGLTCASGGTGTTDHLLCELLQRDARIALVHVPYRGSAGAFNDVMGGRVDMYITPLACALPHIRAGKLRAIAVMSNARASALPQVPTIAETGYPRLALGAWYALMVPAGTPPPVVARLNGVINKALADPVLQDAMTHHEYGLPATPNTPESLGRLITEETERWTAILTRPNLAPAPPDARLP; the protein is encoded by the coding sequence ATGCAGTCGTGGAAACGTGAGCTGGCGGCTATCGCGCTGCTGGCCGGTATGGTTCCGTCCAGCGCCCTGGGCCAGGACGCGCAAAGCGCATATCCCCAGCGCCCGCTTACGCTCGTGCTCGGCTATCCCCCCGGGGGCAACAACGACTTCCTCGGCCGGCTTCTGGCCCGCCATATGGAGGGGCACCTCGGGCAGAAGGTGATCATCGATTACCGGCCCGGCGCGGCCAGCAATATCGGCGCCGAAGCCGCCGCGCGCGCGACCCCGGACGGCTACACGCTGTATCTCGGCGGGCGGCCCAACACCATCCACAAGGTGATCTACCCCGATTTCAAGTACGACTTCGCGCGGGATCTGGCGCCGGTGGGACTGGTGGCCACCACGACATACGTGATGGTGGTCGACAATGCCGCGCCCATCGCCAACGTGCAGGACTTCATCGCGCTGGCCAAGGCCTATCCGGGGGGGCTGACCTGCGCCTCGGGTGGCACCGGTACCACGGATCACCTGCTTTGCGAGCTGCTGCAGCGGGACGCTCGCATCGCCCTGGTGCACGTGCCCTACCGCGGCAGTGCCGGCGCGTTCAACGACGTCATGGGCGGTCGGGTGGATATGTACATCACGCCGCTGGCTTGCGCCTTGCCGCATATACGCGCGGGCAAGCTGCGCGCCATCGCCGTGATGTCCAACGCCCGGGCGTCGGCGCTGCCGCAGGTTCCTACCATCGCGGAGACCGGATACCCCCGCCTTGCCCTTGGGGCATGGTATGCCTTGATGGTGCCGGCGGGCACGCCGCCACCGGTCGTGGCGCGCCTGAACGGCGTCATTAACAAGGCCCTTGCGGATCCGGTCTTGCAGGATGCAATGACGCATCACGAATACGGGCTGCCGGCCACGCCCAACACGCCGGAATCCCTGGGACGGCTCATCACCGAAGAAACCGAAAGGTGGACCGCGATCCTGACCCGGCCGAATCTCGCGCCGGCCCCGCCGGATGCGCGTCTCCCGTAG